One region of Synechocystis sp. PCC 6714 genomic DNA includes:
- a CDS encoding putative toxin-antitoxin system toxin component, PIN family yields MGKILYSEATLLELKTVLNRKKFDKYLTLEEKQQFIFKFIEKAELVHITETITDCRDPKDNKFLELAVSGQANLLITGDQDLLILHPFRTLKIITVADFLNQTNWPTTIPQNPENL; encoded by the coding sequence ATGGGAAAAATTCTCTATTCAGAAGCCACCCTATTAGAACTGAAAACCGTCCTTAATCGTAAGAAATTCGATAAATATTTAACCTTAGAAGAAAAACAACAATTTATCTTTAAATTTATCGAGAAAGCAGAGCTAGTTCACATCACAGAAACTATCACCGATTGCCGAGATCCAAAGGATAACAAGTTTCTTGAATTAGCTGTTAGTGGACAAGCAAACCTTCTCATCACAGGCGATCAAGACTTACTGATTCTCCATCCCTTCCGCACCTTGAAAATTATTACCGTTGCCGACTTCCTCAATCAAACCAATTGGCCAACGACAATCCCTCAAAACCCTGAAAATCTTTGA